caatatgtgcttgacccgaatatttcttcttgtacatcttgttcttgtctttcttgtatgacttgactttattgtcttctttgtcctttcccttcttcttgtttggacaatcggctataaagtgaccaatttcgccacattcatagcatgcccttcttgatgttcttttcttgggcatgtctctcttgtactttgaatagcctccttttctcatgaatttcttgaacctcttcacaaagaatgccatttcttcatcttcggagctttcatcatcacttgtgcttgattcttgaacttgcttgctcttgcttgccttgagtgcaatttctttatgccttgaggttgagctttgtctagcatgaatcttcacttcatttgcttcttcttccataagctcatgagcaagaatccttccaagcacatcacttggtgtgagtctcttgtaatctcttctctcgcggaggagcgtcaccaaagtgggatttctaggagcgaatgccctaagaagtctcttgaccactttgtgatcatcaatgtcctcgcttccaagtcctcttagcttgttcacaagcaccatcatccgatcatacattgcttgaggagtttcatgatcctccatcacaaatcttcctagctttccctcaagcaattctattttagattctctcacacttgtagtcccttcatgagcaacttgaagtgtgtcccaaatttgcttagcttcctcaagtccatctactttgttgaattcctccggactcaaggcactaagcaacacacttgtagcttgagcattgcgatgcatattttgttcttcacttgaggtgagctcttggtcttcctccggcagctcaaaacctgtgcaaacaatcttccaaatacttggatgaagagaaattaagtgcattttcattttgtgcctccaagcggcataatgtgtaccatcgaagaatggtgcacgtccggaaggcacggaaatgtaattgctagaagaattcaaacgatcataattgaaaggaacttcacttccctttcctttaccatcaccatcatcacttcttgatggatcatctttcggacccctcggacttccggatgtcgacatgataattccctccaagcggtgaggccttgtaggaggttaggctctgataccaattgaaagtgcctagaggggggtgaataggcttttctgaaatttaaaactaaaaacagtggattaaactgccggatactccggtgaagtccggatactccggtatggtccggagtatccagtctagtccggagtctccggcctgacaggaaaacttagaataaatttgcactgaggatcacagctagattctatgagatgcactaggtcaagaagatgttactgagctagaacaacaaataaaactagcaagattgatactatagcaatttaaatgacaaatgattaaatgtgcacgatcaagtgagtttcacaaaatagaacacgagaatatatcccggagttcggccacctcacaaagaagtgcctacgtctccgttgaggagctcacaaagagccgggtcttctccaaccctatcctcttctagcgaccacaaagatcaagctagaaattcttactcaatatgaaggtgcttacaaacttcccgaggcacaccacaagttttgggtgctcttcgggcaactcctttccttttagaaacccaaagcttcaaaggaaatgatcgcagaaaattactcgatgaagaactcaatgctcaagtggcttgaactctctccaaaaccacactctcaaattttcgcaaatttggctctagagatgattggagaggctttgaatgctcttaaagtgctcaagaggtctcaaggaaaccagccacagcaagctctaaatgctatggagagagggggaatttatagcactctctcacagactagccgttactgtttttgtcagagcttaccggagtatccggtgtacaccggagtctccggtcctaaatccaaaaacggcgtcagaacggtcaccgaacgtgtcagaactagccgttacggttctgtttaattgccggagtctccggtgaacaccggagtctccggtcctgacagtctttccaaaaagattaagtccggagactagccggaccctccggcaactccaggtaccggagtatccggtgaacaccggagactccggtcttttctattaaatatcaaaaagattaaaagctaaccgagagcctctgccggagtctacctcggagactccgactgcaaacaaaacattttaccggagtatccggtgaacaccggagactccggtcttttttcttggaaagattaacccgaagccgagactctctgccggaggctagcacggagactccggctgagcgctgagtaccggagtatccggtgaacaccggagactccggactcagagaattttcagaaagagtttcgtgtccgtgagtgaatgtgtctctcaatttggtgattctaaaggatctcttgagcattgagacactaatcaagcaaaataaattcatccatctaggaaaaaatctatcctagactcaattgcaaaagtaaaaagaatttaagccctatttaATATCCTTcgatgattcttcaattgtttcgacgggcgacaaacgttacttgccttcacaactaatgctcatacctgttcaatacttacAAAGcacgttagttctttaatcgttttgtcatcaataagccaaaacccacttagggggcctagatgcactttcagcgaAAGGGTCCGCACTCAGCAGGTGAGGTCGGCACTGCCATGCAGCAAGTTGTCCCATGTTTAAACTCGCATATTTCCTTATTTAACCATCCCATCTCATGCTATTGAATCTTGATTCTTATTTGTAGTTGTTGAGAAGGGCACTGAGCGAGCAGGAGACCCACTCCGATGAGTCCCATGTGAGGTTCTAGCGTGTTGCCCTGTGGCCCCCTCTCCTCATAGATATGAGCTATTGGTATTGATGGCATCGTAACTTGTATGATTTATTGTGAGATGTGTTTTTATGATCTGTGTTGATTGTGAAATATGTTTGTATGatcgatttgattgtgagatgtgtttgtaCGATGAGATGCTTCGATTTGTGCATAcagcggtggcggtggcagcaagaacacgacggcggcggctgcaGGAGCGGCAACCGAGCCGGCTCTTTCGAGCTGcctcatttatttttttgcttgggaaaccttttcagtgccggttggaggcACGACCAACCGGTACTGAAAAGAACTTTTAGTGCTGGTTCTAgacccggcactgataatcattgactatcagtgccgagtaaagaaTGTCGTTGAAAAACCAGCAATAAAATCATCTTTCAACCGACACTGATCTACCTTTTTATAGTAGTGGATGAATTCACTTCTCACTGTATAATGTCCACCCTCGTTTACAAGGCCTCATGTACAGACGTATAACTAGTCCACGGCTGACTGTATAGCTTACAATTGTACATGAGAAAGTTTTGGAAACTCTATAAATCTTGTACAGAACTGTGCTTCACTTTGGAACCGACGAGACGATGTAACTGTGCTACTCGATCACTATATAGCTTATAACATGGTATTATATTCTCTGTTTCTGCTGTACGAATAAATCTTTGTCTGGTGTAATTAATCTGTGCCTTTGAATGATTGTTCAGACATCAGGTGTGAGCCAGTGGTATCCGTTGACGAAGCTCTTGCCGAGGAAGGGGCGGGCGGAGAAGTAGTCGAGCTCCCGCGCCCACGGCACGCCGTGCACGGCGTCGACGCCGGGGCCCCAGTTCCTGTACATCCCAAAGAATGCCGTCCTGTGCGCCGGTCGAGAGGTAAAAATTGCAGACGTTAGCCGGAACACTGGCAGGTTTAGTTAATTCGCTAAACGCTTATGGTGCAGTAACAGGTCGAGATCGAACACGTTACATGCTCTTGTTGCTGGTGTGATCCCAGTCGTCCCAGCCGCCGGGCGCGATGACGCTGTCGAAGTAGGTGTAGGCGTACACGATCCGCGAGTACTGCCCCATGGCTCGCCCGACGTAGAGCCTCCCCGTGCCGGTCACTCGGCAGTTAACGAAGGCGAAGCCGGTGCGTTCGCACGGGCTGTGCCGCCCATGCGCCGCCACCGAGCCGAACCGCTGCGCCGTCGAGTGCAGCTCGCAGTCCTGCATGCGCGAGTTTTCAGAAAATTTCCCCCCTCATCGTCAGCAAAAAATAGGTAGAGTGtagtatgtgtatgtgtatttAGCATGTACAATCGTACATGtgtacgcacgcacgcacgcacctTGTAGAGGGAGCGGCCATTGCCGAATATGAAGTCGATGGAGCCCTCGATGTAGCAGTCGCGGAAATAGTGCCGGCCGGTGTCGTCGCAGAGCGTGTCCTGCGCGCCGTAGAACCCGCAGCCGAAGAAGAAGGCCTTGTCGCCGGAGATGCGGAACGCCACCGCCTGCCCCCCTTGCGTGCCGGGCATTGGTGCCGGAGCTGTGTTCTGCCAAAAGCCATGGAAAGGACGCAACGTCAGCTAGTTGCATGCATGTACCAAGCGAAATTTACCGAAAGGCGTTGCTCTTCTTCCAGCCTGCAGCCTCTCGCTGACGAAGCCGAAAGAAGCCATCCGCGCAGCCTGCTCCAAGCACACTCCAACAGATACATGACAATAACATCTTGTTTAAACAGATTCAAAATCTCAAAGTAACAGCGTAGCTAGGATGCACAGACGGCAGCATTTACAAGCTCAGACTTGTGACTCTTGAGCTTTGTCACTTTGTCTGCCACTGCACCGTGCTGCGGCTGCATGCACCAATAAGCCGTACGCATCTGTTTTCCCTGTGTGTCTTGTGACTCGTGTACGTACGCGCGCGGTTCATGGACCACTGGGTAATGGGAATGCTCACCTTGAAGCTGATGTTCTTAGCAGTGAAATAGTTAGCGAGAATGGTTACTGAGGCGGTGTTGTAGGTGCGGAGCGGCTGCCCGTCGGGGCCGCGGTCGCTCGCACGGTCGTGCCATTCCACCACCGTCACGTCGCGCCCGGCGCCCTGGAACGTGATGTACGGCTTCGACGCCGGCACCAGCACCTTTTCTCTGCATGCACCCCGGGCGTAAGCTTGTCAGAACATCGTACTCATCGCATGAACGCGCACATACACATCCTCTTGGTGTGTCGAATAAAGGAGATGCAGCTAGTTAGCTTACATGTAGGAGCCGGCGTTGATTTGCATGATGACGCGCATGGTGTTGTTCTCCGGCACGGAGTCGACGGCCTGCTGGATGGAGAGGAAGTCGCCGGCGCCGCTCGCGTCCACCACGATCTTCCGCACGCCCACCGCGTGCCTGTACCGGTGGCTGCCGTGCCTCGCGTACTCGCACGACGTCTCAGCCTGGCACGCGAACAGCGGCAGGAGGGTCGCGAGCGTAGCCAGCACCAACAAGAGGACTCGAGCCATACTGCTCTGTGAAACTATAGAACGAGGCACGATGACTCGATCCCCGCGTGTGTGTATGTGACAACGTCCGTGCGTGCGAGTGATGAGTTTCTGTGTCTTGTCACTCCCTAATTTtctctcaccctctctctctctcttcacatGCAGAACATATGGTGAGAGCAAAGCGAGGTAGCTGCACGGCCGGGAGGGCTCGGAATATATAGAGGCTCGACACAGGAGCAAATAATGGAGGGAGTCGGAACGCTCCAAATGCTAGCTAGCAATCCTGCAGCCCGTTCTGGAGTTTCTGCCTTGGTCGGACGCCAACGGTCATGCTCTCGTTAAGTTTCACCTGCTACGTACGTTGTTAACAAGCTTGTATAGCTAACATGTAATTCTGCGTTAACATTtaagctgaaaaaaaaatggagtTATTTACAGACTTTCATGTACTCCGTCTGGCCGATAGTTCACTGCATGCAGGCACGAATAAGCAGACTCTCCAGCCATCATGCTCCGTACACATCACAATTCACACGACGACGTTGTTACGTACGTAGGTCTTGCACTGAAAATGCGTCCATTAGGAGTAGACTATACTCTATGCCCCCTCTAGTCCATACGTAGATTGC
This genomic window from Phragmites australis chromosome 7, lpPhrAust1.1, whole genome shotgun sequence contains:
- the LOC133924716 gene encoding probable pectinesterase 68, whose translation is MARVLLLVLATLATLLPLFACQAETSCEYARHGSHRYRHAVGVRKIVVDASGAGDFLSIQQAVDSVPENNTMRVIMQINAGSYIEKVLVPASKPYITFQGAGRDVTVVEWHDRASDRGPDGQPLRTYNTASVTILANYFTAKNISFKNTAPAPMPGTQGGQAVAFRISGDKAFFFGCGFYGAQDTLCDDTGRHYFRDCYIEGSIDFIFGNGRSLYKDCELHSTAQRFGSVAAHGRHSPCERTGFAFVNCRVTGTGRLYVGRAMGQYSRIVYAYTYFDSVIAPGGWDDWDHTSNKSMTAFFGMYRNWGPGVDAVHGVPWARELDYFSARPFLGKSFVNGYHWLTPDV